CCGAGAAATCAGGGTCGTCGGCTTTGGATTCGAAAACGTGTTCGTGGATCCAACAAGTTCTGTTAGTTGCTTCTCACCGTCAGTGTAGTCCATGACAACAGACTTGGCGACCAGCGTGTCTACTTCATGTAGAAATTTTTTAACCTGTGGAACCTTTGATTCACTTTCGCCCCAGACAATCCTGCCATCAGAAGCCATGGCTTCAAAATTACCCCTATCCGGCTGTTTCGGATCCGGCTTTTCTGGCATTCCCCAGCCACGCTTGGGGCATTTACTCGGCTTTTGGCTTTTAGGGTGCAGTGGTGTATAGAATCGGTAATTTGTATCATTCGGGTCACGTGTAGTGTGGGCTTGTTTTCCGGCAGGCATAGAGGGATTATCTTCACGCCAGATCCATATTGCCGCCTTCTTGGTGCGAGCCTGTTGCTCTTTTACAAATCTACCATTCGAGTCTCGATATTCTGCATGCGAGTAGTTGTAAAGACCTTTCCAAGAGTCAAGGGTTCGATCATATTCGATTCCCTGCTCCTCCAATTCGGCACGGAATTCTGCACGATGGGTCTCAAATAGTTCAGCGATCTTGGCTTCAATCAGATCGATGGGAGGATAGTCGGAATTAAGTTTTTCAGTGAGCTCAGTCATCTCGATATAACCCGGCTTGGGTTCGCGGAACATACGCACATCCGCCGCAGCCTTTGGCAGATCCTTCGCATAGACTTCAACGTACTCGTGGTTGGTTGAGTACGTCGGAGACTGATTTTTCGTAGTGTTCTGGACCCAGATGATTTCTTCGACCCGGTTCTCTCGGCCAAAGACATCGTCCAAGGCAAATTCCAGATGTCTCCGCTCCTTGTCGTCAATGCTTGAGAATAGAACCCCTTTGGGGGCTAGCATTGGGTAACAGGCGGCAAGACGATCCTGGAGCATAGTGATCCATGAGGCATGACGGAATGTATCCCGGTACTGGAATCCATCACTCCCCGTGTTGTAAGGTGGATCGATATAGAACATTTTGATACGTCCGCGGAACTTATCCCGGAATGTATTCAGTGCCTGGCAATTCTCGCTCTTAATAAGGCGGCCGTCGATTGAGGCATCAAGGTCATCAAATAAACCCAGCAGACGAAGTTCCAGCGACTTGAAATGGAGGGTATCGAGCGGCAAAGAGCGCCAGGCATCCACGAGCTTGCGCTCCTTACCCTTACCCTCGAGAATAACACCGGCTTTGAAGTCGGCGGTGACGATGGAGAGTTCCTGCCACTCCGTCACCTGGGCCACCATGCCTTTGTGTTTAAGCAAATCGGCCAACAGGTCAAGTCCGCCCTCGCGCGCGGCAATCCGGTCAAGGGTGATGACGTAGTGTGAGCCCCGGACAAATTTCGGCTTGTTCCAGATCCGCACCAGTTCATCCTCAAATTGAGCGATGAAATCGATCAACCTGAATGCAAGCTCCTTGAGGGACTGGAGTTGACGTATACGGGCTTGCGACCATGGCGTGTTATCTTTAAACAGGTACTGGTACATCCAGAGATCAAACTGCTCACGCAGAAAGCCGCGTGCATCTTTGTTGATGAAATAATCCACCTCGCTCTGACGTCCGAAAACCGACATCGCTTTTTCAAGGACGGATTCCTTAACGGGATGCCCGGCTTTCTTCAGGGTTTTTA
The DNA window shown above is from bacterium and carries:
- a CDS encoding site-specific DNA-methyltransferase — its product is MTKEKRFLDALRDLFIGAKVDGQSGYINLMRIKAAYFHQIVEPALMADVDAAITTFPDFREELFDKLHAFFSRYFSRSGSICFAYTPQHMSVYEKVYTDEQDTVLFWKTHMLYYVKTDRIFRDMKVTVEDQVFFFDCTGLEHKKANEKRELVFAFQGVEKDGAVRLAVTHSERGRQTKDDEILKTLKKAGHPVKESVLEKAMSVFGRQSEVDYFINKDARGFLREQFDLWMYQYLFKDNTPWSQARIRQLQSLKELAFRLIDFIAQFEDELVRIWNKPKFVRGSHYVITLDRIAAREGGLDLLADLLKHKGMVAQVTEWQELSIVTADFKAGVILEGKGKERKLVDAWRSLPLDTLHFKSLELRLLGLFDDLDASIDGRLIKSENCQALNTFRDKFRGRIKMFYIDPPYNTGSDGFQYRDTFRHASWITMLQDRLAACYPMLAPKGVLFSSIDDKERRHLEFALDDVFGRENRVEEIIWVQNTTKNQSPTYSTNHEYVEVYAKDLPKAAADVRMFREPKPGYIEMTELTEKLNSDYPPIDLIEAKIAELFETHRAEFRAELEEQGIEYDRTLDSWKGLYNYSHAEYRDSNGRFVKEQQARTKKAAIWIWREDNPSMPAGKQAHTTRDPNDTNYRFYTPLHPKSQKPSKCPKRGWGMPEKPDPKQPDRGNFEAMASDGRIVWGESESKVPQVKKFLHEVDTLVAKSVVMDYTDGEKQLTELVGSTNTFSNPKPTTLISRFILQTADENEWVGDFFAGSGTTGHAILEAYQTDRIRRRFLLVETAEYFDTTLLPRIKRVFAATNWKGGKPIKLGGPGLFCKVCHLEQYEEAIANSVYDGDDGDLFRNTKTDPYSQYVFFRDSKMARAIELDYKKDAVDVHLDRLYPDIDLAETLSCVTGKWIKRITADEVEFADGTRQSLIKPDWRLLKPLIFWGPVV